In Pengzhenrongella sicca, a single genomic region encodes these proteins:
- a CDS encoding LacI family DNA-binding transcriptional regulator translates to MPTKGRKPSQRDIARLAGVSQAAVSMVVNGKADQYHLAATTQDRVRAAMLEVSYVPSVAGRSLRGGRSGLLGVHTYESVFPVAVDDYYHEFLVGIEQAAVRARQDLILFASTQSADGTRSIYTRSGNRLNLADGAVILGSQQSNEEIARLAAEGYPFVYVGRREIPGVNLSFVTAEYAGGVRSVLDAVAAAGHERVAYLAGANAFGPLLERRSGFSAGVQALALHGTIDVVDPPESLDAPRLRAMVGAGITALLVESPELGRALATAAEAAGLTIPSELTIVALDHADNPMPWSRLAIPRREMGARAIELLLELLDDPDRTPRSAVLACGPLDLVSIAEARPASPRPRSEAATPLS, encoded by the coding sequence ATGCCGACCAAGGGACGCAAGCCGAGCCAGCGCGACATCGCGCGGCTCGCTGGCGTCTCGCAGGCCGCCGTCTCGATGGTCGTCAACGGCAAGGCCGACCAGTACCACCTGGCCGCGACGACCCAGGACCGCGTGCGCGCGGCGATGCTCGAGGTCAGCTACGTGCCGAGCGTGGCCGGTCGATCCCTGCGGGGGGGCCGGAGCGGTCTGCTCGGCGTGCACACCTACGAGTCGGTGTTCCCGGTCGCCGTCGACGACTATTACCACGAGTTCCTCGTCGGCATCGAGCAGGCCGCGGTCCGGGCCCGGCAGGACCTCATCCTCTTCGCCTCGACCCAGAGCGCCGACGGCACGCGATCCATCTACACGCGTTCGGGCAACCGGCTCAACCTTGCCGACGGCGCGGTGATCCTGGGGAGCCAGCAGAGCAACGAGGAGATCGCGCGGCTCGCGGCCGAGGGCTACCCGTTCGTCTACGTGGGCCGCCGCGAGATCCCCGGCGTCAACCTGTCGTTCGTCACCGCCGAGTATGCGGGCGGGGTCCGCTCCGTGCTGGACGCGGTCGCCGCGGCCGGGCACGAACGGGTCGCCTACCTCGCCGGCGCGAACGCCTTCGGGCCCCTGCTCGAGCGCCGGAGCGGCTTCTCGGCGGGGGTCCAGGCGCTGGCGCTCCACGGGACCATCGACGTCGTCGACCCGCCGGAGTCGCTCGACGCCCCGCGCCTGCGGGCGATGGTGGGCGCGGGCATCACGGCGCTTCTCGTGGAGAGCCCCGAGCTCGGCCGCGCGCTCGCAACCGCGGCCGAGGCCGCCGGGCTCACGATCCCGAGCGAGCTGACGATCGTGGCGCTCGACCACGCGGACAACCCGATGCCCTGGAGCCGGCTGGCGATCCCGCGCCGCGAGATGGGCGCCCGCGCCATCGAGCTCCTGCTCGAGCTCCTCGACGACCCGGACCGCACACCCCGGTCCGCGGTCC